A DNA window from Spirochaetales bacterium contains the following coding sequences:
- a CDS encoding LamG domain-containing protein, which translates to MNTGKSILFIIFIIAAMTLSGCNLLITFIDGLNEPSINVTPRNASVEIYQYIYFHAEWIDPGEDIRMDITNSASWSVSRPEIATISYNGEVYAWSAGTIEVYARYEGKTGKATLSIYDPAGSTPDPDPTPDPSAPNPPCIYNGMGDYVNYDTPTWTWSSGGGGNGTYRLKIDDSNLEWDAYEISDTYFSAPSSLSDGIHYFYIQERNGSGIWSETSYNYLIIDTVPPDVDAGYDRTTGSGFELAGNGNDANGIAGFEWHQMSGPGTLDFSDPYAQTTYVTASYDGWYDIEFAVYDYAGNWSYDYTTIVVESTAQAFYPFNGNPYDESGWGRDGQLVGSPPCVTDRNGNPCSAYDVSSDYIKVSDGVHPDIYEGFTIAGWVRRTISGTHAYQCFLGKDYTKMYGIGVRCDTGKFYIKVGTETLWFSDAGHPVLPVDSMWHHFAVTYKDTTDLVELYFDGVFAASMPCTASMTPSTSPLGIGRDGNYMDSFEGDIDDVYIFDRVLDSAYIEDIYQRP; encoded by the coding sequence GTGAATACAGGAAAATCAATTCTATTCATTATATTCATAATTGCCGCAATGACGCTGTCAGGATGCAATCTGCTCATCACCTTTATCGACGGCCTGAATGAACCCTCGATCAATGTGACCCCCCGAAACGCGTCCGTCGAAATCTATCAATATATCTATTTCCACGCCGAATGGATCGATCCGGGAGAGGATATACGGATGGATATCACCAATTCGGCCTCATGGAGCGTGAGTCGTCCGGAGATCGCCACGATTTCATACAACGGCGAAGTGTACGCATGGTCCGCGGGAACGATCGAGGTGTACGCGCGGTATGAGGGAAAAACCGGAAAGGCGACCCTCTCGATATACGATCCTGCGGGAAGCACCCCGGATCCCGATCCGACCCCCGATCCTTCCGCGCCGAATCCGCCCTGTATCTATAACGGAATGGGAGACTATGTCAATTACGACACGCCGACATGGACCTGGTCGTCGGGCGGCGGGGGTAACGGAACCTACCGCTTGAAGATCGACGATTCGAACCTCGAGTGGGATGCCTATGAAATCTCCGACACCTATTTTAGCGCGCCGTCATCCCTTTCCGACGGCATCCATTACTTTTATATACAGGAGCGCAACGGGTCGGGGATATGGTCGGAAACATCGTACAATTATTTGATAATCGACACCGTTCCGCCGGACGTCGACGCGGGGTACGACCGCACGACCGGAAGCGGTTTCGAACTTGCGGGAAACGGAAACGATGCGAACGGTATCGCCGGATTCGAGTGGCACCAGATGTCGGGCCCGGGAACGCTCGATTTTTCAGATCCTTACGCCCAGACCACGTATGTCACCGCTTCATACGACGGCTGGTATGATATCGAATTCGCCGTCTACGATTATGCGGGAAACTGGAGTTATGATTACACGACAATTGTCGTAGAATCGACGGCGCAGGCATTCTATCCCTTCAATGGCAATCCGTACGATGAAAGCGGGTGGGGGAGAGACGGTCAACTCGTAGGCTCCCCCCCATGTGTTACGGACAGAAACGGAAACCCGTGCAGCGCCTACGATGTCTCATCGGATTATATAAAAGTGTCTGATGGGGTGCACCCGGACATTTATGAGGGTTTTACCATTGCGGGCTGGGTACGGCGAACCATCTCCGGAACCCACGCATACCAGTGTTTTCTAGGGAAGGATTATACAAAAATGTACGGGATCGGGGTTCGATGTGACACAGGCAAGTTCTATATAAAGGTCGGTACTGAAACCCTCTGGTTTTCCGACGCGGGACACCCCGTGCTTCCGGTTGACTCTATGTGGCATCATTTCGCCGTTACCTACAAAGACACGACGGATCTGGTCGAGCTTTATTTTGACGGTGTTTTTGCCGCGTCGATGCCGTGCACGGCTTCGATGACACCGTCGACGAGTCCTCTCGGTATCGGACGAGACGGAAATTATATGGACAGTTTCGAGGGGGATATCGACGACGTTTATATTTTCGACAGGGTGCTTGACTCAGCCTATATCGAAGAC
- a CDS encoding radical SAM protein produces the protein MENNSTDYIPTHGVWEITYACNMRCMHCGSACGEKYPDELTTEEALDLCDQLASIGLRKLTLSGGEPFMREDWPLLARRLTDRGVVTNAISNGWFIDERLIDRAFESGLVNIGISIDGLGETHDTIRKKGSFERVLSALTLLRKRNMPVSVNTSINNRNLAELPGLRDLLVSNGVIKWQFQIARPMGNFLKHRDLVLSPDRVGDLIDFAHETVTSKHIDIHLGDDIGYYSRKQDEINRRITGGKKASCWTGCHAGKRVIGIFANGDINGCLSIRDREYIEGNIRQLSLKEIWNRPGAFAWNRELTKNGLEGFCRICAFGSRCLGGCAGSKLTMTGSMKENTYCSYRTEVEKQAEKIAAIDDYDELIRSGYACIKQKSYQVAALYFERALDIKPDDPSAIDNLGFVHFFLENYEISKAWNERALALNPKNAYARKGLGLCLSRLGRVKEGIFHITRAIQLAGNDTSDYYIDLAVVLDEHRRTKEAVKILERVRKHSEDFRKKSETLYRMLAAKIG, from the coding sequence ATGGAGAACAATTCGACGGATTACATTCCCACCCACGGCGTGTGGGAGATCACCTATGCGTGCAACATGCGCTGTATGCATTGCGGTTCGGCCTGCGGTGAAAAATATCCGGACGAACTTACGACGGAAGAAGCCCTCGACCTCTGCGACCAGCTTGCCTCGATCGGTCTCAGAAAACTCACCCTTTCGGGCGGCGAGCCCTTTATGCGCGAGGACTGGCCGCTTCTGGCCCGGCGCCTGACCGACAGGGGCGTCGTGACGAATGCCATATCCAACGGCTGGTTTATCGACGAACGGCTCATCGACAGGGCGTTCGAATCCGGACTGGTCAATATCGGTATCAGCATCGACGGACTCGGAGAAACACACGATACGATCAGAAAAAAGGGCTCCTTCGAACGGGTGCTCTCCGCACTCACGCTCCTCCGGAAGCGGAACATGCCCGTATCGGTCAACACCAGCATCAACAACCGTAACCTCGCCGAACTCCCCGGCCTGAGGGACCTGCTTGTCTCAAACGGGGTGATCAAGTGGCAGTTCCAGATCGCGCGTCCCATGGGGAATTTTCTCAAACACCGCGACCTCGTGCTTTCCCCGGACCGGGTGGGCGACCTCATCGATTTCGCCCATGAGACCGTGACCTCGAAACATATCGACATTCACCTCGGCGACGATATCGGGTACTACAGCAGAAAGCAGGACGAAATCAACCGGCGCATCACGGGCGGGAAAAAGGCTTCCTGCTGGACGGGCTGCCACGCGGGAAAACGGGTGATCGGCATTTTCGCGAACGGCGACATCAACGGCTGCCTTTCCATCCGTGACAGGGAATATATCGAAGGGAATATACGACAATTGTCGTTGAAGGAGATATGGAACCGGCCCGGGGCCTTCGCGTGGAACCGGGAACTCACCAAGAACGGCCTCGAGGGCTTCTGCCGCATTTGCGCCTTCGGAAGCCGCTGCCTCGGCGGGTGCGCGGGTTCCAAACTCACCATGACCGGGTCCATGAAGGAAAACACCTACTGTTCCTACAGGACAGAAGTCGAAAAACAGGCGGAGAAGATTGCGGCAATCGACGATTACGACGAACTCATCCGGAGCGGGTATGCATGCATTAAGCAAAAATCATACCAGGTCGCGGCTCTCTATTTCGAACGCGCCCTGGACATCAAGCCGGACGATCCCTCCGCGATCGACAACCTCGGGTTCGTCCACTTTTTCCTTGAAAATTACGAGATATCGAAAGCCTGGAACGAACGGGCCCTCGCACTCAATCCAAAAAACGCCTATGCGCGCAAAGGCCTGGGGTTGTGCCTTTCAAGACTCGGCAGGGTGAAGGAGGGCATATTCCATATTACCAGGGCCATTCAGCTGGCGGGGAATGATACATCGGACTACTACATCGATCTCGCGGTGGTACTCGACGAACACAGGCGCACAAAGGAAGCGGTGAAAATTCTTGAAAGGGTGAGAAAGCATTCGGAGGATTTCAGGAAAAAAAGCGAAACCCTCTACCGGATGCTCGCGGCGAAGATAGGGTGA
- a CDS encoding DUF1232 domain-containing protein — protein MLFKLIDETCSRINKMDPMAEAPKFAAQLLKMKPNFKRELQAQGIEAENIEGAFSTLCLAQLGVTKGIPAIAEEMTQMLRKGGGEPAFRCVIAAGLAYFVQPRDLLPDNLPGFYGFLDDALMLHEACALSWEVTGNTAQAEEKRKIFQFIFMFVPDQSIELFRSAVSGLAVTLNMMRCLDPSMAEMTTQMIIAQPLQQTAPQYGQGTTGGMSSLGSLFSNYQNNYSTQYSWRDGDKMGIMFPGGGGVACDSSGVYVL, from the coding sequence ATGTTATTTAAACTGATCGATGAGACTTGTTCTCGAATAAACAAAATGGATCCCATGGCCGAAGCGCCGAAATTTGCCGCCCAACTGCTGAAGATGAAACCGAACTTCAAACGAGAGCTGCAGGCCCAGGGTATCGAGGCGGAAAATATCGAAGGCGCATTCTCGACGCTTTGCCTGGCGCAACTTGGGGTAACCAAAGGTATTCCTGCAATTGCCGAGGAAATGACACAGATGCTGCGGAAAGGGGGAGGAGAACCCGCATTTCGTTGCGTCATCGCCGCAGGCCTTGCCTACTTTGTACAGCCCCGCGATCTTCTGCCGGATAACCTTCCCGGCTTTTACGGATTCCTGGATGACGCACTGATGCTTCACGAGGCATGCGCACTCTCCTGGGAAGTTACCGGAAACACGGCGCAGGCAGAAGAGAAACGAAAGATATTCCAGTTTATTTTTATGTTCGTACCGGATCAAAGTATCGAGCTGTTTCGCTCCGCGGTCAGCGGTCTTGCGGTGACGTTGAACATGATGCGTTGTCTCGATCCTTCTATGGCAGAGATGACGACCCAAATGATCATTGCACAACCATTGCAGCAGACCGCACCGCAGTACGGGCAAGGCACGACGGGCGGAATGTCGTCTTTAGGATCGTTATTCAGTAACTATCAAAATAATTATTCCACACAGTATTCATGGCGGGATGGTGATAAAATGGGAATCATGTTTCCCGGCGGCGGCGGCGTGGCTTGTGACAGCTCGGGAGTGTACGTGCTATAG
- a CDS encoding patatin-like phospholipase family protein, with the protein MTVAERIKSAGPKKILALDGGGIRGIIEIEVLGKIETLLRRKLNKGPKFVLADYFDFVAGTSTGAIIGACISLGMSVDRIRDFYSASGHSMFDKASLLKRFMYQYEDTKLVETMKKVYGKDTKLGSDKLRTVLMLVMRNATTDSPWPLSNNPFAKYNLPDRREKPYFDCNLDFPLWQLIRASTAAPVYFPPEKIIMGPNEFIFMDGGVTTCNNPAFQAFLMATTEPYNMNWQAGEDNLLVISVGTGMDALADKKLAVSDMNVLYNAAALPSALISAAMNEQDFLCRTFGKCVCGDVIDREVWDMIGKKGPVSPKLFTYARYNTGLSQEALNAMGLPEIKSCDVQKLDAVDHIHELQKIGKTLAEKKVNVKHFF; encoded by the coding sequence ATGACGGTAGCTGAAAGAATAAAATCGGCCGGTCCGAAAAAAATACTTGCCCTGGACGGCGGCGGTATCAGGGGTATCATCGAAATCGAGGTGCTCGGGAAAATTGAAACCCTGTTGCGCAGGAAATTAAACAAAGGTCCGAAATTCGTGCTGGCGGACTATTTCGATTTTGTGGCCGGAACGAGCACCGGGGCGATCATCGGCGCGTGCATTTCACTCGGAATGAGTGTTGACAGGATCCGTGACTTCTATAGTGCAAGCGGGCACAGCATGTTCGATAAGGCGTCCCTTCTGAAACGGTTTATGTACCAGTACGAAGATACGAAACTCGTAGAAACCATGAAGAAGGTTTACGGCAAGGATACGAAACTCGGAAGCGACAAACTCCGTACCGTACTCATGTTAGTGATGCGAAATGCGACAACGGATTCGCCGTGGCCGTTATCCAATAATCCGTTCGCGAAATACAATCTCCCGGATCGCAGGGAAAAGCCGTATTTCGACTGCAATCTCGACTTTCCGCTTTGGCAACTCATACGGGCGAGTACCGCGGCTCCCGTCTATTTTCCGCCGGAAAAGATAATAATGGGACCAAACGAATTCATCTTCATGGACGGCGGCGTCACAACATGCAACAATCCCGCATTTCAGGCGTTTCTCATGGCCACAACCGAACCTTACAATATGAACTGGCAAGCCGGGGAGGATAACCTTCTCGTCATTTCTGTCGGTACGGGCATGGATGCACTCGCCGATAAAAAGCTTGCTGTTTCCGACATGAACGTCTTATATAATGCAGCAGCGCTCCCTTCGGCGCTTATTTCCGCTGCCATGAACGAACAGGATTTTCTGTGCCGTACATTCGGCAAATGCGTTTGCGGGGACGTCATCGATCGGGAAGTCTGGGATATGATCGGCAAAAAGGGGCCTGTTTCTCCAAAACTCTTCACGTACGCCCGGTATAACACCGGGTTGTCGCAGGAAGCGCTCAACGCAATGGGTCTTCCGGAAATAAAGTCCTGTGATGTGCAAAAACTCGATGCCGTCGACCACATCCATGAGTTGCAGAAAATCGGAAAAACTCTTGCCGAAAAAAAGGTAAACGTGAAACATTTCTTCTGA
- a CDS encoding DUF4071 domain-containing protein has product MPLHVFVAMPFGMKEGINFDTIYDQYIEPAIESAGYEVFRADKELRAGEIRADMFQELLLADLVIADLTIDNPNVWYELGVRHALRARGIILIQSTRESQPFDIYTDRKLHYHLKDGVPDPDFLEADMDALTSMATETMASWHSRKISPVYILLPNLMENDWKSLRVGKITEFWEKHEEWEKRVKVAQEKMRPQDIIVLAAEAPVQILRMEAYRCAGKSLLKLGQFSFALEQYEEALSVDPEDLESLMQKGILLGRLAKFEEAGIHIKDLAEKNPDNAEILALLGRVEKDRWVDTWRKEGRTVEEMKNDAAREDAILLSSIEAYKKGSMMDPAHYYSAINTATLIRLLHHLTGDESMFALYREMEGGIRWCIRCALSRETPECKDYWARATLGDLEVLCGDTAVVERAYKDAVAAAGGDRFALESSLQQLCLLRDLGFRPEQVGAAILCFDRVMEKLEAVWKPRKVFLFSGHMIDAPDRRNPRFPPGKEKLAAQAIERKLDELGASSDDLALCGGACGGDLLFAEACLARDMRIEIRIPFDEQEFLPASVTFAGEQWRERFYTVKRNRNTKLYSMPAELGTVPPKKDPYERNNLWQLYAALAWGADKLDFICLWNGEAGDGPGGTGHMYDEVKKRSGRVFMLDTKKLWR; this is encoded by the coding sequence GTGCCTTTGCATGTGTTTGTCGCAATGCCATTCGGAATGAAGGAAGGTATCAATTTCGATACGATATATGATCAATACATCGAACCCGCGATTGAATCGGCCGGATACGAGGTCTTCCGGGCAGACAAGGAACTCCGTGCCGGCGAGATAAGGGCAGACATGTTTCAGGAGCTGCTCCTTGCAGACCTCGTCATAGCGGACCTTACGATTGATAATCCGAACGTCTGGTACGAATTGGGTGTTCGGCACGCACTCCGGGCTCGAGGCATTATCCTGATTCAGAGCACGAGGGAGTCCCAGCCGTTCGATATCTATACGGATCGAAAGCTTCATTATCACCTGAAGGATGGCGTGCCGGATCCCGATTTTCTTGAAGCCGATATGGATGCACTTACTTCGATGGCAACAGAGACGATGGCGTCGTGGCACAGCAGAAAAATCAGCCCGGTTTACATACTCCTGCCGAATCTCATGGAAAACGACTGGAAGTCCCTCAGAGTCGGGAAGATAACCGAGTTCTGGGAGAAACACGAGGAATGGGAAAAACGCGTCAAGGTTGCACAGGAGAAAATGCGGCCGCAAGACATCATCGTTCTTGCGGCTGAAGCACCTGTACAGATTCTTCGGATGGAAGCATATCGTTGTGCAGGCAAATCCCTGCTCAAACTCGGGCAATTCTCATTTGCCCTCGAGCAGTATGAAGAAGCGCTGTCGGTCGATCCCGAAGATTTGGAGAGTCTGATGCAAAAAGGCATTCTCCTCGGACGCCTCGCTAAATTCGAGGAAGCCGGTATTCATATTAAAGATCTCGCTGAAAAAAACCCGGACAACGCAGAAATTCTCGCACTCCTGGGGAGGGTTGAAAAAGACAGGTGGGTCGACACGTGGCGAAAAGAAGGCCGAACCGTCGAAGAAATGAAAAACGATGCGGCCAGGGAAGATGCGATTTTGCTTTCGTCAATCGAAGCATACAAAAAGGGGTCCATGATGGATCCGGCACATTATTATTCCGCCATTAATACGGCGACGCTCATCCGGCTGCTGCATCACCTGACAGGTGATGAAAGCATGTTTGCCTTATACAGGGAAATGGAAGGCGGGATACGTTGGTGCATTCGATGCGCGCTTTCAAGGGAGACTCCCGAATGCAAGGATTACTGGGCGAGGGCGACGCTCGGCGATCTCGAAGTCCTTTGCGGCGATACCGCTGTTGTCGAGAGAGCTTATAAAGATGCCGTCGCGGCGGCTGGCGGTGATCGGTTTGCCCTGGAATCATCGCTGCAACAGCTGTGTCTTTTACGGGACCTGGGATTTCGTCCCGAGCAGGTCGGTGCCGCGATACTTTGTTTCGACCGGGTTATGGAAAAGCTGGAAGCAGTGTGGAAACCAAGGAAGGTTTTCCTTTTCAGCGGACACATGATCGACGCTCCGGACAGACGTAATCCCAGGTTTCCGCCCGGGAAAGAGAAGCTGGCGGCTCAGGCGATAGAAAGGAAACTGGATGAATTAGGGGCTTCATCGGACGACCTCGCTCTTTGCGGGGGAGCGTGCGGGGGCGACCTCCTCTTTGCGGAAGCGTGCCTTGCCAGGGATATGCGTATCGAGATACGCATACCGTTCGATGAACAGGAATTTCTTCCGGCATCCGTTACCTTTGCCGGAGAGCAATGGCGCGAACGCTTCTATACCGTGAAACGAAACAGGAATACCAAACTCTATTCTATGCCGGCAGAACTGGGGACGGTTCCTCCAAAGAAAGACCCATATGAACGAAACAACCTCTGGCAGCTGTACGCTGCTTTGGCATGGGGAGCCGACAAGCTTGATTTTATCTGCCTCTGGAACGGGGAGGCAGGAGATGGTCCGGGAGGTACAGGCCACATGTATGATGAAGTGAAAAAACGTTCGGGCCGGGTCTTCATGCTCGATACGAAAAAATTGTGGAGGTAG
- a CDS encoding beta-lactamase family protein, with translation MENRLSLLLFVPVIMVVCMTCDILDDSGKNSPASQVNNPAHSANALYAGLMNKYTAKGIPGIAIGVDYPVEGTWIGVGGKADLSTGEDVQFDSIFNAAAVSHYFLCVITLQLIEELKLELTSKIWDYLTGEQQLYILDSYGVTIEQLMNHSSGLYDYSQDVEFVLAVMAHPGRKWKADDILPFVFGKKTDDGGWTIPYAATNDILLQICIETIEGKPLAQVVEERIVTPLGLTHTWFGYDSVKDGPVKSYLSFTEGEVVENTSILVGYYTGEAGVFSTVSDICVIFRDLLNGSAGHLLEDASLPLMPDIDGYIYTPSFTSWVDVESGDIHVVLYNAGLGSLGDLIGDEIDDEFW, from the coding sequence ATGGAAAACCGGTTGTCGCTATTGCTCTTTGTACCCGTCATCATGGTCGTTTGCATGACCTGCGATATTCTGGATGATTCGGGGAAAAACTCACCGGCATCACAGGTAAACAATCCCGCCCATTCGGCAAACGCCTTGTACGCCGGACTCATGAACAAATACACGGCCAAGGGCATTCCCGGGATCGCGATCGGCGTCGATTATCCCGTCGAGGGCACATGGATCGGTGTTGGCGGAAAGGCGGATCTTTCGACCGGAGAGGACGTTCAATTCGATTCGATCTTCAATGCCGCTGCCGTATCTCATTATTTTCTTTGCGTCATTACGCTGCAGTTGATCGAGGAGTTGAAACTCGAGTTGACGAGCAAAATATGGGATTATCTCACGGGAGAACAGCAGCTTTATATCCTGGATTCATACGGCGTGACGATCGAACAGCTGATGAACCATTCGAGCGGGCTTTACGATTATTCCCAGGATGTCGAGTTCGTCCTTGCCGTGATGGCGCATCCGGGAAGAAAATGGAAGGCGGACGATATTCTTCCGTTCGTCTTCGGAAAGAAGACCGATGACGGCGGCTGGACGATTCCGTACGCGGCGACAAACGATATCCTCCTTCAAATCTGCATTGAAACGATCGAAGGCAAACCCCTCGCCCAGGTCGTCGAAGAACGGATCGTCACCCCGCTTGGTTTGACCCATACCTGGTTCGGCTATGATTCGGTAAAAGACGGGCCCGTCAAAAGCTATCTCAGTTTCACCGAAGGCGAAGTCGTCGAAAACACCTCGATACTCGTCGGGTATTATACCGGCGAGGCCGGCGTGTTTTCGACGGTATCGGACATCTGCGTTATCTTCCGCGATCTCCTGAACGGCTCCGCGGGACATCTGCTCGAGGATGCTTCCCTCCCGCTTATGCCCGATATTGACGGTTATATCTATACCCCGTCATTTACGAGCTGGGTGGATGTGGAATCGGGAGATATTCATGTCGTGCTCTACAACGCGGGACTCGGCAGCCTGGGGGACCTCATTGGGGATGAAATCGACGACGAGTTTTGGTGA